One window from the genome of Cucumis melo cultivar AY chromosome 10, USDA_Cmelo_AY_1.0, whole genome shotgun sequence encodes:
- the LOC103499104 gene encoding transcription factor bHLH111: MAEECTESSVATSNSTPSNWWDINHNHNHHHHHHPSLSYNSHWLLPNPNSNSSCEEDVSISTSSFTNHLLPHHPSDNNHLWTQVLLNIGNDVELQSNEEDIEGNFLETISSRSSMSTTGIFEPTACSDYLKKMDTSNNNNNNWDDTFQTFNTNTNNNNRLLTSSQAHMLQNERFLKLSNLVNRWSIALPSPDPHLRHLTDDQHDHLRATTVPTHEILESADGVVPHQGLDPCDSSFLRRTLQNQNYGDYISFNGRLAKPMVGINSSSNNPCFKSSLNLSADSKKQIHQICSPTRISGRGSGGVSNEGKKKRSEESSSETSTKKAKQDNSTPYSNKMQQPKVKIGDRITALQQIVSPFGKTDTASVLTETIGYIKFLQEQVQLLSNPYMKTNSYKDPWQSLERKEGKGDGKIDLRSRGLCLVPISCTPQVYRENTGSDYWTPYRGCFYR, translated from the exons atggCAGAGGAGTGCACTGAGAGCTCTGTTGCTACCTCTAATTCAACTCCATCAAACTGGTGGGATATTAATCATAATCACAATCACCATCACCATCACCATCCTTCACTTTCTTATAATTCTCATTGGCTTCTCCCAAACCCTAATTCCAACTCCTCTTGTGAAGAAGATGTTTCCATCTCTACTTCTTCCTTTACCAACCACCTTCTTCCTCACCATCCTTCTGATAATAACCACCTTTGGACTCAAGTCTTGCT GAACATAGGAAATGATGTAGAATTACAAAGCAACGAAGAAGACATAGAAGGGAATTTCCTAGAGACAATATCATCAAGATCAAGCATGTCCACCACCGGAATCTTCGAACCCACCGCATGTAGCGATTACCTTAAAAAAATGGACACGtcaaacaacaataacaacaattgGGACGATACTTTCCAAACCTTCAACACCAACACCAACAACAATAACAGACTTCTTACGTCGTCCCAGGCTCACATGCTCCAAAACGAAAGGTTCTTGAAGCTTTCAAATCTCGTCAACAGGTGGTCCATTGCCCTCCCGAGCCCAGACCCACATCTACGACACTTGACCGATGACCAACACGACCATCTTCGAGCTACCACTGTACCAACTCATGAAATACTTGAGTCAGCTGATGGCGTCGTTCCTCACCAAGGACTAGACCCATGTGACTCGAGCTTCCTTAGGAGGACgcttcaaaatcaaaattacGGTGACTATATTTCTTTTAACGGACGGCTGGCTAAACCGATGGTCGGTATCAATAGTTCGAGTAATAATCCTTGTTTTAAGTCATCATTGAATTTGTCTGCTGATAGTAAGAAACAGATTCACCAAATTTGTTCGCCG ACAAGAATTAGTGGAAGAGGAAGTGGAGGAGTTTCGAACgaagggaagaagaaaagatCCGAAGAATCTTCATCTGAAACTTCAACCAAAAAGGCTAAGCAAGATAACTCAACACCTTATTCCAATAAG ATGCAACAACCAAAGGTCAAAATTGGAGACAGGATAACGGCCCTTCAGCAAATTGTGTCGCCATTTGGAAAG ACTGATACGGCGTCGGTTCTAACCGAAACCATTGGATACATAAAGTTCCTACAAGAGCAAGTCCAG CTACTGAGCAATCCTTACATGAAGACCAATTCCTATAAG GATCCATGGCAAAGTTTGGagagaaaagaagggaaaggagATGGAAAAATTGACCTAAGGAGCAGAGGTCTTTGTTTAGTTCCAATTTCATGTACTCCTCAAGTCTATAGAGAGAACACAGGATCCGACTACTGGACACCTTACAGAGGTTGTTTCtatagatag